The window GGTGCCAAGCTGCCATCGCTGATGCGAAACCTGGGACGCAGTGCCAACGAATTCAAACGTGGCATGGCCGAATCAGGCGACGATGAGGACGAAGCAACGGATCGCACCGACGAGAAGGCCTGAGATGTTTGGTCTCAGCCCATTTGAACTGGCCGTGATTGGAGTGATCGCGGTCGTCCTCTTTGGTGGCAACCTGCCGGAAGTGGCAAGGAAATTTGGCTCGACTTACAGCCAATTTCGGCGCAGCCTGCAGGATGTCCAGCAGCAGTTCCGTCAGGTTCAAGACGAAGCAAGCCGGGCGATGTCGATGGACACACCGCCCGCGAAGTCGACGTCGTATGACGACGATGAGGATGAACCGAACGAACCCTCGGCACCCAAGTTCACTCCGCCCGAGTGACAAATTCAGTTGGCGTCGATTGAATCCGACGTCAAT of the Rhodopirellula baltica SH 1 genome contains:
- a CDS encoding Sec-independent protein translocase subunit TatA/TatB, coding for MFGLSPFELAVIGVIAVVLFGGNLPEVARKFGSTYSQFRRSLQDVQQQFRQVQDEASRAMSMDTPPAKSTSYDDDEDEPNEPSAPKFTPPE
- the tatA gene encoding twin-arginine translocase TatA/TatE family subunit encodes the protein MTVSSMATGLFLAFGFPGLPEMLIVLVICLVLFGGAKLPSLMRNLGRSANEFKRGMAESGDDEDEATDRTDEKA